In Equus asinus isolate D_3611 breed Donkey chromosome 13, EquAss-T2T_v2, whole genome shotgun sequence, one DNA window encodes the following:
- the LOC139039985 gene encoding keratin-associated protein 4-6-like: MVSSCCGSVCSDQGCGQETCCRPSCCQITCCRTTCLRPSCSVSSFCRPQCCISSCCQPSCSSSSCCRPSCSVSSCCRPSCDVSSCCRPQCCISSCCRPSCDVSSCCQPQCCISSCCQPSCSSSSCCRPSCSVSSCCRPSCDVSSCCQPQCCISSCCQPSCSSSSCCGSSCCRPSCCLRPVCGRVSCHTTCYRPTCVISTCPRPVCCPSSCC, from the coding sequence ATGGTCAGCTCCTGTTGTGGCTCCGTCTGCTCTGACCAGGGCTGTGGCCAGGAGAcctgctgccgccccagctgttGTCAGATCACGTGCTGCAGAACCACCTGCCTCCGCCCCAGCTGCAGTGTGTCCAGCTTCTGCAGGCcccagtgctgcatctccagctgctgccagccctctTGCTCCAGTTCtagctgctgccgccccagctgcagtgtgtccagctgctgccgccccagctgtgatgtgtccagctgctgccggccccagtgctgcatctccagctgctgccgccccagctgtgatgtgtccagctgctgccagccccagtgctgcatctccagctgctgccagccctctTGCTCCAGTTCtagctgctgccgccccagctgcagtgtgtccagctgctgccgccccagctgtgatgtgtccagctgctgccagccccagtgctgcatctccagctgctgccagccctctTGCTCCAGTTCTAGCTGCTGCggctccagctgctgccgcccctcCTGCTGTCTGCGCCCAGTCTGTGGCCGGGTCTCCTGCCACACCACTTGCTACCGCCCCACCTGTGTCATCTCCACCTGCCCCCGCCCTGTGTGCTGCCCCTCCTCTTGCTGCTGA
- the LOC139039987 gene encoding keratin-associated protein 4-6-like yields MVSSCCGSVCSDQGCGQETCCRPSCCQITCCRTTCLRPSCSVSSFCRPQCCISSCCRPQCQQSVCCQPTFLRPSCSVSSCCRPSCDVSSCCRPQCCISSCCRPSCDVSSCCQPQCCISSCCQPSCSSSSCCGSSCCRPSCCLRPVCGRVSCHTTCYRPTCVISTCPRPVCCPSSCC; encoded by the coding sequence ATGGTCAGCTCCTGTTGTGGCTCCGTCTGCTCTGACCAGGGCTGTGGCCAGGAGAcctgctgccgccccagctgttGTCAGATCACGTGCTGCAGAACCACCTGCCTCCGCCCCAGCTGCAGTGTGTCCAGCTTCTGCAGGCcccagtgctgcatctccagctgctgcaggCCCCAGTGCCAGCAGTCTGTGTGCTGCCAGCCCACCTTCCTCCGCCCCAGCTGCAGtgtgtccagctgctgccgccccagctgtgatgtgtccagctgctgcaggccccagtgctgcatctccagctgctgccgccccagctgtgatgtgtccagctgctgccagccccagtgctgcatctccagctgctgccagccctctTGCTCCAGTTCTAGCTGCTGCggctccagctgctgccgcccctcCTGCTGTCTGCGCCCAGTCTGTGGCCGGGTCTCCTGCCACACCACTTGCTACCGCCCCACCTGTGTCATCTCCACCTGCCCCCGCCCTGTGTGCTGCCCCTCCTCTTGCTGCTGA